The genomic interval AAGAGTCATAAAAGTCGCTCTTTTCTGTTCAGAACAGCACGAACCATTTAGTACAAACTTGACGAAATCTACATTGCTAGCTAGCTCGATGGAACGTCTTATATCGTTGCCGCAGTATTACGCTACATTTAAAAAGTGATGTCGTTCATTATCTAGAGATTTACATGAGCTGATATGCCAAAGTGTGCAAGTGTTTATGCTCTTAATTCTCCATTTCTTTTCTGATCTTCACCAATCATATAGAGTAGTTAGGTATGCATATTAGttcagttcctttcgaaaaccatcCAGATTCGTTTATACACGACTGGATTATCTcccttgaaattgtcaaaattgctATAAAACAGCTTGTTTATGTCATTAAGTCTCCATTTCAAATCCGATCATCACCAAACGTATCACTAGTTAAATATCTATGACAGCTCTGGGAATTTGACCGAACGAACCAAGCCAGTAGAGCACAGGCCCTCTTGGGTCTATTGTTTatgttacccccccccccccccgcccccacCCCCTTAACGCACTATTCTTCCACAAACCGCCCCGTTTAAAGTAGCTTCATTCTACTCTCTAACAGTTTTTACTTACTTTTCTTTCCCTATTTTCGTTGCAAGTTATTTAAGAGGTGCCCTTCATGTCCCTTTTTACGTTTAGTTCAAGCCGGTCATAGTCTCTGTTGTTTATTAGTCCTGGTCTACCCGATATTATATGATGTTCGACACCTCCTTaaagtttcaattatttaatgacAGAAGAAATTGTTGTCCttggaatattaaataaaatttaaatttcgCCGACTGGTTTCCTGTCTCGGTGCATGTTTAAGACTGCATCTTTTGACACAGTGGTCAGTTCACGACCCTTTCTACCATGGTCCATAAATGCTCCAATATTATCACAGAACAGCGTCTTTAATCCTCAAATTCACACtaaaacaaacactgaacatTCAGTCTatatagtatttttatgttaaagggGGTTCCCTATAACTTTGAAattgttgttaaaaaacaacatatatccatttataatacattcaaaactATTAATAACTgcaaacaatgacaaaatatcaCAACCTTGTTGTAATTGtgcttttctatttttaggtaCTTCTACGCAGACACCTATATAGCTTATATAAACGTTGGTCTCGTCTTTCTAGTGTCAATGTAGAATATTTAATGCTTTCCGagcaaaaaatatgtttggacATTACAATTCGCAAGTGCTGATAAATTGACAAcaactttttaacttaaatcaTCGTATTTCTCCATGATAGGTACTTATCTAacattgtatgcattttttacaagaaagtaaatcaatacatgcatttCCAATTTTAGGGAACCCCACTATACATCTCTGTTGAATGCAGTCCTAGCAGGCGTTCGTTTTACTAATGTCAAGCTAGCAGGTACTTTCTGGATGTACCACCTCGTCATTTAATGCGCTAActtttcgatattttacaaatgaaatttcaaaatgacaAATGTACAAGATTGCAGTCACAAATAAGAATTTAGCGCTGTTGTTTTCAGATACCGGTAGAAAGGCATGCACTAGGTAAAGTTAGCTCTGCATATCCGAGTTCAAAGCTAGTGGGGTGTAGCAGTTATTTAACAATTGATACTATTCGAAACCATTTACGAACATTGACAAAACCTCATAAGATTTACCTGTTCATATTACTCAggcatattataaatatttatgtacaatTTGATTTTCGtgattatgttgttattttatctacCTGAATAGATCTGAAAAGGAGAAGAGTTCGAAGCTTTCTCGACGATAACTCAGTCGAAATAGGATGGCAAGCCACCATTATGGGAAATGAGGCGATATGGACGGCCCTTGCCCACAGCATAAACAAGCTAGATCAATTGGACGATGTCATCCCAGAAAGAAATAAAGTCCTCGCTGCTTTTAAATACTGCcgaaggtcaaaggtcaagactATAATCATCGGCCATGATCCTATTCCGTATAGAGAATTTGCTACTGGCTTGGCTTTTTCATATCCTGAGGGTACCGTGCTGCCTCCGTGTGACCCAGGACGTCATCGGTACAAACAACGCCACGCGGCTATGAGAAGACTTCACGATGTTCTGTCACCGACATCCCCAGCTGAGGAGGAAACGTCTGCCTGCCACATCACCTGGGCAAAGAAAGGCGTCCTGCTGTTGAATGCAGCACTGACCTACACAAATCCAGCTGACCAGCAGTTGAATATTCATCAAGAAATATGGCAAGAGTTTCTAACAAAATTGTTAGCCGAAGTACTCGGGGATACGTTTAATGTGCAAGGTCCCCTGTATGTCGTATGTTGGGGTACGTTTGCACGTGCGCTTTATGTCAATTTGACGGCAGATGGAGCAATAGCTCcaaacaaatatctttatttaggccATCACCCGACTTTTGAaatgaaagatttaaaaaaaagcgaTTTTCATGGTCTTCATAAGCCACCCCCATACGACGCCGGACAATCGTTTAAAGACCAGGCAAAAGCTTTATTTAAGGAAATACATCAGAGTTATCCCGGACTGTTTTCTCTAGATAGAGTCGGGGCGGATGAAGATAGAGTCGAGACGGATGAAGATAGAGTCGGGGCGGATGAAGATAGAGTCGAGACGGATGAAGATAGAGTCGGGACGGATGAAGATAGAGTCGGGATGAATGAAGAAATGGTCGGGCAGTTTGCTCAAATGAGGATGTAAAATCGATTTTGTTAAACATTCTGTATAGAACAAAACTATGTTCGGTGATTCAGTTTTAAATCGAGCAGATCAAAGTGGATGATGTTGTATTTGTTCTAAGTGCAACAGTGcataacatattcattttggGAGAGCGTTTTAACTGTGCTTTTATTAACCTTTAAACGAAATATGACAGCATATACTTAAAGTGCGTATTGttcttatatatttaaacttggTGTCCTTAAAGACATTTAATAGTTACATGATGTACATattcaaaagtaaataattacATTCCGGATTGAAAACGCATACCGACGACTCATAATCATAGTTGTATATATATCAAGCATTAATACTATAAAAACCCGTATTCAAAAGTTAATGGAATTCTTGAAATcttaaaacatatgttaatcAAACAAATTTGAGTAAACTcacgtttaaaacatttgcgCTTCGATAAACATTGTTATATCCTATACAAGACCGTAACGCAGAAAAAACGTAATTGTATTAACATTTGCAAACAGCTCGGAGTTTGATCAGACGCCGGCGTCTGATCAAGCTCTCAGCTGTTTGAAACACAGAGTGTacttattctatttaaaaacaatatatttttgtaaaacattatgcCCCTTGGCAGCCATGTTGTTAGTAATTCAGCCTGAAGTCACAATAACCTTGACCTGTGAcccacaaaatcaataggatgTATCTGCTGCTTATGACAAACCAAACTATCAAGTATGAGGTTCATGTGCTTAAGcattctcaagttattgatcatTGATCAAAAGCTGATTTTCAGCGAACAACtgcattgacctttgaccttctgacctCAAcgtcaatagggttcatctgcttgTCATGACCAATCaccctaccaagtatgaggtccatTGGTCAAAGCGTTTTAAGATTATTGattggaaaccatttttcagctaaatgtcacaatgaccttgacctttgactctctgacttcaaaatcaatagggttcatctactggggatgaccaataagcctaccaaATATGATGTCCCTGTGTCAAAAGGTTCTTTAGTTATtaatcggaaaccatttggtctaccgaccgacagaccgacatgtgcaaagcaatataccccacttttttgcAAATGGGTATAATAATAGCAGACGACGGCATTTGCAGACGAAACAATTGCAGACCAAAATGTTCAGTCTTTCAAAGgatattgaatgttattatattatctGTTATCATTCTCCTTTACTCCATAGACACGCCTTTTGACGCCACTTTAGTTGACAACGTTTGGAAGCATGAAGGAAATGAACCAATTACGCATAACGAGAAAAATGCCACATGTTAAACAATGctcttaaaactatttaaaattatttcttttcaaaatcatgattttCTTGCTATAAAGTTGTCATCCTTTCCCTCATATTCTTTCCTGTGGATGTATGTACAAATATATGGAATGAATGGTTAGCTATGTATCTAATTTAAGTaatcatgtattttgtttacaattaaataatatattttaaataagtgacggttgtttgtttaataactgAATCAATATCTGATTCTGTCAGTGATTTTGAATGATGCGTCAACTATTCTTGTGCGATGACACTATTCGTTTGCCCAGTTTATACTGGTTTAGTATAAACTAAGGGAACTATTTGTGTCTGAGTATTTGTTTCCTGTATAACTCATGTGAATAGGTCTGTGTCGTTGCGGTAACTTATAGTGTAACGTGCACCGGGCCCTAAAACAAAGAATATCCATTCATAGAAAAGCATGCTCACCCATGAGTGGGTCAACCCGCCCTATATACCTGCCTCTTCCACGCAAAGAACTGGAAATGCTAATCTGCATATAGTATAACCTCCCCTTATAGCGGAACGTTAAACGTGTCTATGGGTTCCGCGCCACAACACTTACCTCTATCCCGAGACGTTAGGCACCTACGCAATATTTTCGGCAGTGTTTAACTTGGAGTACCAGAGACCAACGTATCTTCCGCcggtgtttcataaaaattTGACCCTGTTAAAAAATGACCCGGTGGATTATTTAAATGCGGCGTCTTATCTGGGAATGAGctattttgcaataaaagaTGTTCCAGAGTGTATTATCTCTGTGATTTATGtcgttaaaatgttttatcataaagtaTAGTCCCAATCGACAATTTTAAACTTCGCGCCAATAGGGTTAAACTACCAAGTAAATGATAGTCTACACCGACACTAGAAGATCGAGACCAAAATTCATATAAGCTTAGCTATATTAGAGGCAATGTCTCTGTAGAAGTATCTAAACCTAGAATAGCtacatgaaatatcaaaacttgTTTAAAGGGCTGGTTTAGGGGCAGAGCAGGTTCGGATTATAATAAAACCATATGATATTTCGCCAATCATCAAATGTACTCAATGGCTTGTCATTAGCCAGCTCTGGACATATTGCCTACACGGACATATTGTGTATACGTTATTGTGCCCTAGAATGGATAAATGACCAGGTTTTTCCtttcatatattataatgtatacGGTTCTATACATGTTAAGATTGAGTCAATAAAATGGGTCACCGAAGTGAAGCTAGTTACGACTTTGTGTTAATTTATTGATGGCAacggttttttttattatctgcTTAATCAATTGCAGAGTGAGACTCCAGCTGTGAGAAATCGTTCGTTTTGTTTGTATAGTCGGCGTAAGGAGCCGCCACTTATTTCTTTAGAGCAgccatattttattataaatagttGATATAGGCTTATAGATAACAGCCGAAGCTCTCCGATGAAGTTGCTTTTGATCAATCACGACCGGCCTGATGGTTTACAATAAGTAGTCAGCATCGATTCACCGCATAATTTATGAACTACTTTTTACGAGATCAACATAGCAAAGATTAAACAGTACTCGTCACCTAATTAATATCGTGTACGCGGTGTGAAAAAGTGCAAAAACGAAGTCAGGATTCCAAATAAACCTAACTTGTCCGATGCCAAATAGAGAATCGTCGTTTGTAATAGATTct from Mya arenaria isolate MELC-2E11 chromosome 7, ASM2691426v1 carries:
- the LOC128240273 gene encoding uracil-DNA glycosylase-like, coding for MERFLTGYGVDKGWYTWILSKEDLCKELSNCLEPPEGLRDFLIVWKSIFKDLKRRRVRSFLDDNSVEIGWQATIMGNEAIWTALAHSINKLDQLDDVIPERNKVLAAFKYCRRSKVKTIIIGHDPIPYREFATGLAFSYPEGTVLPPCDPGRHRYKQRHAAMRRLHDVLSPTSPAEEETSACHITWAKKGVLLLNAALTYTNPADQQLNIHQEIWQEFLTKLLAEVLGDTFNVQGPLYVVCWGTFARALYVNLTADGAIAPNKYLYLGHHPTFEMKDLKKSDFHGLHKPPPYDAGQSFKDQAKALFKEIHQSYPGLFSLDRVGADEDRVETDEDRVGADEDRVETDEDRVGTDEDRVGMNEEMVGQFAQMRM